In the genome of Pseudobdellovibrionaceae bacterium, one region contains:
- a CDS encoding NAD(P)/FAD-dependent oxidoreductase, which translates to MTKVLIIGGGFAGLNAAKYFENKKNIQVTLLDRKNHHLFQPLLYQVATAGLNPADIAAPIRAQFVKAPNIKVVWGTAKEICLQEKKVVVRERHGHGLGYSDSVIEYDYLIVACGANHSYFGKPEWEEFAPGLKSVEQATEIRRRILAAFERAENEDSAEIQQALLTFVVVGGGPTGVEMAGAIADISRTVLVKDFRRIDPSSARVILVEAGSRVLAAFDESLSVKAQKALEKLGVEVYTQIRVTEINHNGVQMCTDQFIPARTVIWAAGVEAVRLKWTPEVETDRAGRVMVGPDLAVSQFSNVFVIGDMAHIISEGIQVPGLAPAAIQAGKYAAKTILSEVSGQAQRKPFKYINKGIMATIGKKSAIVQSGKLKFSGLWAWYTWLFIHIFYLIGFKNRISVMAQWAWSYIFSKRGSRLITDKNWRLGKRTDHT; encoded by the coding sequence GTGACAAAAGTTTTGATTATAGGTGGCGGCTTTGCAGGTTTAAATGCCGCCAAATATTTCGAAAACAAAAAAAACATTCAAGTGACATTATTAGATCGAAAGAATCACCACCTTTTCCAACCTTTGTTGTATCAAGTGGCCACAGCGGGTCTTAATCCTGCGGATATTGCAGCTCCAATACGTGCGCAATTTGTGAAAGCTCCAAACATTAAAGTAGTATGGGGAACAGCAAAAGAAATTTGTTTGCAAGAAAAAAAGGTCGTTGTTCGTGAACGTCATGGTCACGGGCTAGGGTATTCAGATTCCGTCATTGAATATGACTATCTGATTGTAGCTTGTGGAGCTAACCATAGTTACTTTGGCAAGCCCGAGTGGGAAGAGTTTGCTCCAGGTTTAAAATCCGTAGAACAGGCAACAGAGATACGCCGTCGTATTTTAGCGGCATTTGAACGGGCCGAAAATGAAGACTCAGCTGAAATTCAGCAAGCGCTTTTGACCTTTGTGGTTGTGGGCGGAGGGCCCACAGGTGTGGAAATGGCGGGAGCTATTGCCGATATCAGCAGAACTGTTTTGGTGAAAGACTTTCGCAGAATAGATCCCAGTAGTGCGCGTGTGATTTTGGTAGAGGCAGGATCAAGAGTGCTTGCTGCTTTTGACGAAAGTCTTTCTGTCAAAGCGCAAAAGGCTTTAGAAAAGTTAGGCGTTGAAGTTTACACGCAAATTCGAGTCACTGAGATCAATCATAATGGTGTGCAAATGTGCACAGATCAATTTATTCCTGCAAGAACTGTTATATGGGCAGCTGGAGTGGAAGCGGTTAGACTCAAATGGACTCCAGAAGTTGAGACTGATCGGGCAGGACGAGTCATGGTAGGACCAGATTTGGCTGTATCACAGTTTTCAAATGTATTTGTTATTGGTGATATGGCTCATATCATCAGTGAAGGAATACAAGTTCCTGGTTTAGCTCCCGCAGCGATCCAAGCAGGCAAGTATGCGGCAAAGACAATCTTAAGTGAAGTCTCAGGCCAGGCTCAACGTAAGCCCTTTAAATATATAAACAAAGGGATCATGGCCACTATCGGGAAAAAAAGTGCCATTGTTCAATCGGGCAAGCTTAAATTTTCAGGATTGTGGGCATGGTACACATGGCTGTTCATTCATATTTTTTATCTGATCGGGTTTAAGAATAGAATTTCAGTTATGGCTCAGTGGGCATGGAGCTACATTTTTTCTAAACGTGGTTCACGATTGATCACAGATAAAAATTGGCGTTTAGGCAAACGCACCGATCACACATAG
- the phnE gene encoding phosphonate ABC transporter, permease protein PhnE, with product MSTSSNSIGAVYSPKKIFFDALFFSYSVLVFFFLGIQIISLFSDSFLYMDQKWAVANMSMMASVYAVLLVVCAGVAVLFYKLGFSTLGDYLFSNANRKQDIIEQGFFTSVYGVHLTLTFLATLILSISVTEASWYELTDPDGFEGATKLFQGLLNANLGLLPMAIVEVVETIFIAFLATVIAVPIAFVLSFLCSKNIMVHPVAFAFYALLRTLLNITRSVEPLIWAIIFTVWVGIGPFAGMLALLIHSVASLAKQYSEIVEGVSDGPIEGIKSTGANAVQTVWFAIVPQVVLPYIAFTIYRWDINVRMATIIGLVGGGGIGTMLIKYQGQAMWPEVGCIILVIAVVVWVMDAASAYIREALK from the coding sequence ATGTCAACTAGTAGTAACAGCATAGGAGCGGTTTACTCTCCTAAGAAGATTTTTTTTGACGCCTTATTTTTCAGTTATTCGGTTTTAGTGTTTTTCTTTTTAGGGATTCAGATCATCTCTTTATTCAGTGATAGCTTTTTGTATATGGACCAAAAATGGGCTGTAGCTAACATGTCGATGATGGCTAGTGTTTATGCCGTGTTGCTTGTGGTCTGCGCGGGTGTGGCCGTGCTTTTTTATAAGTTGGGATTTTCAACTTTAGGAGATTATTTATTTTCTAATGCCAATCGTAAGCAAGACATTATCGAGCAAGGTTTTTTCACAAGCGTTTATGGTGTGCATTTAACGCTTACATTTCTGGCGACTTTAATTTTAAGTATTTCAGTAACAGAAGCCAGTTGGTATGAGCTGACAGACCCTGATGGTTTTGAAGGAGCGACCAAGTTATTTCAAGGACTATTGAATGCCAATCTGGGTCTATTGCCGATGGCTATTGTGGAGGTGGTTGAAACCATCTTTATCGCTTTCTTGGCTACAGTGATCGCGGTACCTATAGCTTTTGTGCTTTCGTTTTTGTGTTCTAAAAACATTATGGTGCATCCTGTGGCTTTTGCTTTTTATGCCCTGTTAAGAACTTTATTAAACATCACTCGCTCAGTGGAACCTTTAATTTGGGCTATTATTTTTACGGTCTGGGTAGGTATTGGTCCTTTTGCAGGGATGCTTGCTTTATTGATTCACTCGGTGGCCTCTTTAGCTAAGCAGTATTCAGAAATCGTAGAAGGCGTTAGTGATGGACCTATAGAAGGTATTAAATCTACTGGGGCCAACGCCGTTCAGACAGTGTGGTTTGCGATTGTGCCGCAAGTGGTTCTGCCTTACATCGCGTTTACTATTTATCGTTGGGACATCAACGTGAGAATGGCCACCATCATTGGTCTTGTCGGTGGGGGCGGTATTGGTACAATGTTGATCAAATATCAAGGTCAAGCTATGTGGCCCGAAGTGGGTTGTATTATTTTAGTGATTGCAGTTGTCGTGTGGGTGATGGATGCAGCATCGGCGTACATACGTGAAGCATTGAAGTAG
- the phnC gene encoding phosphonate ABC transporter ATP-binding protein — MSSEQNAKPILSVKNLTKTYDNGVQALKGVSFDVYPGEFLVIIGLSGSGKSTLLRCLNRLHDPTSGEISFNNQRIDNIKGREILNLRRRIAMIFQHFNLIPRHSVMSNVLMGRLGGMGTFKSVFKMFSKQDREKALEYLKLVGIENKARVRADQLSGGQQQRVAIARALTQVPEVLLADEPVASLDPATCHVVMDYLRKVNQELGITMICNLHFLSLVRQYATRVIALKGGEIVFEGSPSHIDEAWFAKIYGEGAKEVHVN, encoded by the coding sequence ATGAGTAGTGAGCAAAATGCAAAGCCGATTTTATCGGTCAAAAATCTGACTAAGACCTATGATAATGGCGTGCAAGCTTTAAAGGGTGTGAGCTTTGATGTGTACCCAGGTGAGTTTTTGGTCATCATTGGGCTGAGTGGTTCAGGAAAGTCCACTCTACTTAGATGTCTGAATCGTTTGCATGACCCTACATCGGGTGAGATCAGCTTCAATAATCAAAGAATTGATAATATTAAGGGGCGTGAGATTTTAAATCTTCGTCGTCGCATTGCTATGATCTTCCAGCACTTTAACCTGATTCCCAGACATTCTGTGATGAGCAATGTTCTTATGGGACGCTTAGGTGGTATGGGTACGTTTAAAAGTGTCTTTAAAATGTTTTCTAAGCAAGATCGTGAAAAGGCTTTAGAATATCTAAAACTTGTGGGTATTGAGAACAAAGCTCGCGTTCGTGCGGACCAATTATCAGGAGGACAACAGCAACGCGTGGCTATTGCTAGAGCTTTGACACAAGTTCCTGAAGTTCTGTTGGCTGATGAACCCGTTGCCAGCTTAGACCCAGCGACATGTCATGTGGTGATGGACTATCTTAGAAAGGTAAATCAAGAATTGGGAATCACCATGATCTGTAATTTGCACTTTTTATCTTTAGTCAGACAGTACGCCACACGTGTGATCGCTCTTAAGGGTGGGGAAATCGTATTTGAAGGTAGTCCAAGCCATATTGATGAAGCATGGTTTGCAAAGATTTATGGTGAAGGCGCTAAGGAGGTCCATGTCAACTAG
- a CDS encoding phosphate/phosphite/phosphonate ABC transporter substrate-binding protein has product MKRALLLVMMCSMALTMGCTRRERGEIGSATNPIKLFFVPSVDVKVIEDTSSVLEKYLEEHTPYKFKVSIPTSFIAVVEAFGTKRADVASINTFGYLLAHEKYGAQARLTVIRYGESSYKAQFLARADGPIKKLEDLNNKTIAYVDPSSTSGYLMPLKVLKDRQIKPKDNMFAMRHDNVVSMIYQGQVDAGATFYSPKADGEIQDARRLVKTQYPDVEEKVKILELTESIPNDPVVFRKDLPEEVKNNIVKALEDFVQTEEGRDTFLKLSSVTGFIRATDEDYAPVVKMLKDLGKSATEMVNQ; this is encoded by the coding sequence ATGAAGCGTGCCTTACTGCTGGTTATGATGTGTTCCATGGCATTAACAATGGGATGTACTCGCCGTGAACGTGGCGAAATTGGATCGGCAACTAATCCCATCAAATTATTTTTCGTCCCTTCAGTAGATGTGAAGGTCATCGAAGACACCTCTTCAGTTTTAGAAAAGTACTTAGAAGAGCACACGCCTTACAAATTTAAAGTCAGTATCCCTACAAGTTTTATTGCCGTGGTGGAAGCTTTCGGCACCAAGCGGGCGGATGTGGCTTCGATCAATACTTTTGGGTATCTCTTAGCTCATGAAAAGTATGGAGCCCAAGCCAGACTGACAGTCATTCGTTATGGTGAGAGTTCTTACAAAGCGCAATTCTTGGCAAGAGCCGATGGCCCGATCAAAAAATTAGAAGACTTAAATAACAAAACCATTGCCTATGTAGATCCATCCTCTACCAGTGGATACTTAATGCCCCTCAAGGTTCTTAAAGACAGACAGATTAAACCTAAAGATAATATGTTTGCTATGAGGCACGACAATGTGGTGTCGATGATTTATCAGGGGCAGGTGGATGCGGGGGCCACGTTTTATTCTCCAAAGGCTGATGGGGAAATCCAAGATGCCAGACGCTTAGTGAAAACTCAGTACCCTGATGTGGAAGAGAAGGTCAAAATTTTAGAGCTTACAGAGTCTATTCCCAATGACCCCGTTGTCTTCCGTAAAGATCTTCCAGAAGAAGTAAAAAATAATATTGTAAAAGCCCTAGAGGACTTTGTGCAAACAGAAGAAGGCAGAGATACCTTTCTAAAGCTGTCTTCAGTTACAGGCTTTATTCGTGCTACGGATGAGGACTATGCTCCTGTGGTGAAAATGTTAAAAGATCTAGGTAAGTCAGCAACAGAAATGGTGAATCAATGA
- a CDS encoding TerC family protein, with translation MPSEVLFPLVDYWWAYIGFIIFVCLMLALDLGVFHRKAHAVSIKEAAVWTVVWISLALVFNVLFYLYSLNKFSADPNFLSTWGMPAADKAKQVALEFLTGLVIEKSLAMDNIFVFVLIFSYFDISLKYQHRVLFFGILGALVFRAIFIALGSILMQFHWVLWVFGGFLIFTGLKLVFGGESKVDPEKNFLIKWIRKIYPVTSELHGQSFFVVLNGVKHVTPLFLALVFLELSDVIFAIDSVPAIFAVTKEPFIVFTSNIFAILGLRAMYFFLAGIVDRFEYLKYGLSLVLIFVGLKMTILNELFGGKFPVVWSLAIILTLILGSGLFSWIKTKNSGTH, from the coding sequence ATGCCAAGTGAAGTCTTGTTTCCTCTTGTTGATTATTGGTGGGCCTATATTGGCTTTATTATCTTTGTCTGTCTCATGTTAGCTTTAGATTTGGGAGTGTTTCACCGTAAAGCTCACGCTGTGAGTATTAAAGAAGCGGCGGTATGGACTGTCGTGTGGATATCTTTAGCCTTAGTCTTTAATGTGTTATTTTATCTCTACAGTCTGAATAAATTCTCTGCGGATCCAAATTTTTTAAGCACGTGGGGAATGCCAGCTGCTGACAAAGCCAAACAGGTGGCTCTTGAGTTTTTGACAGGGCTTGTGATCGAGAAGAGTTTGGCTATGGACAATATCTTTGTCTTTGTGTTGATCTTTTCTTATTTTGATATCTCTTTAAAATATCAACACCGAGTGTTATTTTTTGGGATACTAGGGGCTCTTGTGTTCCGCGCTATTTTTATCGCCTTAGGCTCTATTCTGATGCAGTTTCATTGGGTGTTGTGGGTGTTCGGTGGCTTCTTGATCTTTACGGGTTTGAAATTGGTCTTTGGGGGAGAGAGTAAAGTCGATCCTGAGAAGAACTTTCTCATCAAATGGATACGTAAGATTTATCCTGTGACCTCAGAACTACATGGACAGAGTTTCTTTGTGGTGCTGAATGGGGTGAAGCATGTCACTCCTTTATTTTTAGCACTCGTATTCTTAGAACTTTCAGATGTCATTTTTGCAATTGACTCTGTACCTGCCATCTTTGCTGTGACCAAAGAGCCTTTTATTGTGTTCACGTCTAATATTTTTGCCATTTTGGGCTTGCGAGCGATGTATTTCTTTTTAGCTGGGATTGTGGATCGTTTTGAGTACCTTAAATATGGCTTGTCTCTGGTGCTCATTTTTGTGGGTTTAAAAATGACGATCCTCAATGAGCTATTTGGTGGGAAGTTTCCAGTGGTGTGGTCCTTGGCCATTATCCTTACACTCATCTTGGGTTCAGGTTTGTTTTCTTGGATCAAAACCAAAAATTCTGGCACTCACTGA
- a CDS encoding superoxide dismutase — protein MRSPFKLPELPYATNALEACVDEATMKIHHSLHHQAYVNNLNAAIDNEDIDMMSLLKNISSRGNAVRNNGGGHWNHSFFWTVMTNKDDNKQIPADLKKEIESTFGSFEKFQEAFEKAGATQFGSGWAWLIRNSSGKLEVTSTPNQDNPLMDVAAVKGTPILGVDVWEHAYYLKYQNKRADYLKNFWKVVNWKQVAQYDAEAKG, from the coding sequence ATGCGTTCTCCCTTTAAATTACCTGAGCTGCCTTATGCCACAAACGCTCTTGAAGCATGTGTAGACGAAGCCACAATGAAAATTCACCATAGTTTACACCACCAAGCTTATGTGAATAACCTTAACGCCGCTATCGACAATGAAGACATTGATATGATGAGCCTGCTAAAGAACATCTCTTCACGTGGTAATGCAGTAAGAAACAATGGCGGTGGTCACTGGAATCATAGCTTCTTTTGGACTGTGATGACCAACAAAGACGACAACAAGCAGATTCCAGCAGATTTAAAAAAAGAAATTGAAAGTACTTTTGGTTCTTTTGAAAAATTCCAAGAGGCTTTTGAAAAAGCAGGAGCCACACAATTTGGATCAGGCTGGGCTTGGTTGATTCGTAATAGCAGCGGAAAACTAGAAGTCACTTCTACTCCTAACCAAGATAATCCTCTAATGGATGTCGCCGCAGTGAAAGGCACACCTATTTTAGGCGTAGACGTTTGGGAGCACGCTTACTATCTCAAATATCAAAACAAACGCGCAGACTATTTGAAAAACTTTTGGAAAGTAGTGAACTGGAAACAAGTCGCTCAATACGATGCTGAAGCCAAAGGCTAA
- the nqrM gene encoding (Na+)-NQR maturation NqrM yields the protein MLTYFLVTLLVFSLGVFALALGVIFSNKPIKGSCGGLNTVMGEKAKPCACGAPVSCQDISALEKKQKV from the coding sequence ATGCTTACATATTTTCTAGTCACTTTATTAGTGTTTTCTTTAGGAGTGTTTGCCTTGGCTTTAGGAGTGATCTTTAGCAATAAACCTATAAAAGGTTCTTGTGGCGGTTTAAATACAGTTATGGGTGAGAAGGCTAAGCCTTGTGCTTGCGGTGCCCCTGTGTCTTGTCAAGATATCAGCGCTTTAGAGAAGAAACAAAAAGTATAA
- a CDS encoding FAD:protein FMN transferase, giving the protein MKKSVSAFLNYRDLLTRVPVFVLILLVLQACKDKPIHLEGPTMGTHYSIKAEPDIKVDHALLQQEVDDLLKEINRQMSTYLSSSEIGRVNHTYEDKPMYISSWFAQVLNYSLELAQDTQGFFDPTVGPLVNLWGFGPGVRKAKAPSQSEINAVLKYVGYGRVRLKPADNEKWLLEKTDRRVRLDLSATAKGFAVDKVSELLTLKGLVNHLVEIGGEIKVRGAKASGEPWVVAIEKPVQGQRGGIQLKFPLKDYSIATSGSYRNFFEEGDKFYSHTINTRTGRPVPHGLLSVTVLDSSCMKADGLATALMAMGPKLGLQYAEKSNIAAYFIIAPPAAKKPTTKDDAGEEAEVAADVKLLTKATKRFTELSGGVLNKADQNP; this is encoded by the coding sequence ATGAAAAAGTCAGTAAGTGCTTTTTTGAATTACAGGGACCTCTTAACCAGAGTCCCTGTTTTTGTTTTGATCTTGTTAGTACTGCAAGCTTGTAAAGATAAGCCTATCCATTTGGAAGGCCCAACAATGGGCACACATTACTCTATTAAGGCTGAACCTGATATCAAAGTAGACCATGCTTTATTACAACAAGAAGTGGATGATTTGCTCAAAGAGATCAACAGACAGATGTCGACCTACCTTTCAAGTTCTGAAATTGGCCGAGTCAATCACACTTATGAAGATAAACCGATGTATATCAGTTCATGGTTTGCGCAAGTCTTAAATTATTCTTTAGAACTAGCTCAAGACACTCAAGGTTTTTTTGATCCAACAGTAGGACCACTGGTGAACTTGTGGGGTTTTGGACCTGGAGTCAGAAAAGCAAAAGCCCCCAGCCAAAGTGAAATCAATGCGGTTTTGAAGTATGTAGGGTATGGCCGAGTTCGTCTAAAGCCTGCTGACAATGAGAAGTGGTTGCTGGAAAAGACAGACAGAAGAGTTCGCTTGGATCTTTCAGCAACTGCGAAGGGTTTTGCTGTAGATAAAGTTTCGGAACTTTTAACTTTAAAAGGTTTAGTGAATCACTTGGTAGAAATTGGTGGTGAGATTAAAGTTCGAGGAGCTAAAGCCAGTGGCGAACCTTGGGTGGTGGCCATTGAAAAACCTGTGCAGGGTCAAAGAGGGGGAATACAGTTGAAGTTTCCCCTTAAAGACTATTCGATTGCAACATCAGGCTCTTACCGCAACTTTTTTGAAGAGGGTGATAAATTTTATTCACACACTATCAATACCAGAACGGGACGTCCTGTTCCCCATGGTTTGCTTTCGGTGACGGTTTTAGATTCGTCTTGTATGAAAGCAGATGGATTAGCTACGGCACTTATGGCGATGGGGCCTAAACTTGGTCTACAATATGCCGAAAAGAGTAATATAGCTGCCTACTTCATCATTGCTCCACCCGCAGCGAAGAAGCCTACCACAAAAGATGATGCAGGCGAGGAAGCAGAGGTTGCGGCTGATGTGAAGTTGCTTACAAAAGCCACAAAACGCTTTACAGAACTGAGTGGTGGTGTTTTAAATAAGGCAGATCAAAACCCATAA
- the nqrF gene encoding NADH:ubiquinone reductase (Na(+)-transporting) subunit F — MELIILGVAMFTVVILALVGIILAAKSRLVASGPVTINVNGEKDLVVKSGSKLLNTLADNKLYVSSACGGGGTCAQCKVKVFEGGGDILETETSHINKREAREGTRLSCQVTVKQNMKIEVPEEVFGVKKWNCKVRSNHNVATFIKELVLDLPAGESVPFRAGGFIQIERPAGLNIDFKSFDVEEEYRGDWDRFNLWQYKSNVSEETVRAYSMANYPEEKGIIMLNVRIATPPPNKPNVPPGIMSSYIFDLKPGDDVIISGPFGEFFARDTDKEMVFIGGGAGMAPMRSHIFDQFRRIKTKRKATFWYGARSKREMFYVEDFDAIQAENENFKWYVALSDAQPEDNWTGYKGFIHNVLFEQYLKNHPNPEDCEYYLCGPPIMNQSVINMLLDLGVEREDIMLDDFGG; from the coding sequence ATGGAATTGATCATTTTAGGTGTAGCAATGTTTACGGTCGTGATTCTCGCTTTGGTGGGGATCATTCTAGCTGCCAAATCAAGATTGGTGGCCTCAGGTCCCGTCACGATTAACGTTAATGGAGAAAAAGATCTGGTTGTAAAATCAGGATCAAAGCTTCTAAATACATTGGCGGATAACAAGCTGTACGTTTCAAGTGCGTGTGGTGGTGGTGGAACTTGCGCTCAATGTAAAGTTAAAGTTTTTGAAGGTGGCGGTGACATCTTAGAAACTGAAACGTCACACATCAATAAGCGTGAAGCTCGTGAAGGCACTCGTCTTTCCTGCCAAGTGACAGTAAAACAAAATATGAAAATCGAAGTTCCTGAAGAGGTCTTTGGTGTGAAAAAGTGGAACTGTAAAGTTCGCTCTAACCACAACGTGGCCACTTTTATTAAAGAACTTGTGCTTGATCTGCCTGCTGGTGAATCTGTACCTTTCCGTGCAGGCGGATTTATTCAAATCGAAAGACCTGCAGGATTAAACATCGACTTTAAGAGTTTTGATGTGGAAGAGGAATACCGTGGTGACTGGGACAGATTTAATTTATGGCAGTATAAATCAAATGTGTCTGAAGAAACAGTAAGAGCCTATTCTATGGCCAACTATCCAGAAGAAAAAGGCATTATCATGCTTAACGTGCGTATTGCCACTCCTCCACCAAATAAACCCAATGTTCCTCCTGGAATTATGTCGTCTTATATTTTTGATTTAAAGCCAGGTGATGATGTGATCATTTCTGGGCCATTTGGTGAGTTCTTTGCTCGTGATACGGATAAAGAGATGGTCTTTATCGGTGGTGGCGCGGGTATGGCTCCTATGCGTTCTCATATTTTTGATCAGTTCCGTCGTATTAAAACTAAACGTAAAGCGACATTCTGGTATGGGGCTCGTTCAAAAAGAGAAATGTTTTATGTGGAAGATTTTGATGCCATTCAAGCAGAGAACGAAAACTTCAAATGGTATGTGGCACTGTCTGATGCTCAGCCTGAAGACAACTGGACGGGCTACAAAGGGTTTATTCATAATGTGCTCTTCGAGCAATATTTGAAAAATCATCCTAACCCAGAAGATTGTGAGTACTACTTGTGTGGTCCCCCAATCATGAACCAAAGTGTGATCAATATGTTATTAGACCTAGGAGTTGAACGCGAAGACATCATGCTAGACGATTTCGGTGGCTAA
- the nqrE gene encoding NADH:ubiquinone reductase (Na(+)-transporting) subunit E: MLEHYLSLFIKSVFIENMALAFFLGMCTFLAVSKKVKTAMGLGIAVIVVQALTVPLNNLMYNYLLREDALKWAGVEGVDLSFLGFICYIGLIAAVVQILEMTLDKYFPALYNALGIFLPLITVNCAIMGGSLFMVERDYTFAESVVYGVGSGFGWALAIVALAGIREKLKYSDIPPGLRGLGITFIIVGLMALGFLSFSGIQL, translated from the coding sequence ATGTTAGAGCATTATTTATCATTATTTATAAAATCAGTTTTTATCGAGAACATGGCATTAGCCTTCTTTTTGGGAATGTGTACTTTTCTTGCTGTTTCTAAAAAAGTTAAAACGGCTATGGGGCTAGGTATCGCTGTTATTGTAGTTCAAGCTTTAACGGTGCCGTTGAACAATCTTATGTATAATTATCTTTTACGTGAGGATGCTTTGAAGTGGGCTGGCGTTGAAGGAGTTGATTTAAGCTTTCTGGGATTCATATGTTATATTGGGTTGATTGCAGCTGTGGTACAAATCCTAGAGATGACTTTAGATAAATACTTTCCTGCTCTCTATAATGCCTTAGGCATCTTCTTGCCTTTAATTACAGTGAACTGTGCTATTATGGGGGGCTCTCTTTTCATGGTGGAAAGAGATTACACTTTTGCTGAATCTGTAGTGTATGGTGTAGGATCGGGCTTTGGCTGGGCGCTTGCTATTGTGGCTTTGGCCGGTATTCGTGAAAAATTAAAATACTCGGATATCCCTCCTGGTTTAAGAGGTTTGGGAATTACGTTTATTATTGTGGGTTTGATGGCACTTGGATTTTTATCATTCTCAGGAATTCAACTTTAA
- a CDS encoding NADH:ubiquinone reductase (Na(+)-transporting) subunit D: MEKIKKVLFEPLFANNPIALQILGICSALAVTTKMDKALVMSVAVTLVTAFSSFFVSLIRNYIPSSIRIIVQMAIIASLVIVTDQILKAYAYSLAKEMSVFVGLIITNCIVMGRAEGYAMKNPPIMSFLDGFGNGLGYSLILIIVAFFREIFGSGKLLGYTVLKLAKDGGWYEPNGMLLLAPSAFFIIGLLIWALRTWKTDQIEEA; the protein is encoded by the coding sequence ATGGAAAAAATTAAAAAGGTTTTATTTGAACCTCTATTTGCAAATAACCCAATTGCATTACAAATCTTAGGAATCTGTTCGGCACTTGCTGTGACCACAAAAATGGATAAGGCACTGGTCATGAGTGTTGCTGTGACCTTAGTGACAGCCTTTTCTAGTTTTTTTGTGAGTTTAATCAGAAATTATATTCCTTCTAGTATTCGTATTATTGTTCAGATGGCCATCATTGCCTCTTTAGTGATTGTGACAGATCAAATTTTAAAAGCCTATGCTTACAGTTTAGCAAAAGAGATGTCAGTCTTTGTCGGCTTGATCATCACAAACTGTATTGTGATGGGAAGAGCAGAAGGGTATGCAATGAAGAATCCGCCTATCATGAGCTTTCTAGATGGGTTTGGAAACGGGCTGGGATACAGCTTGATCCTTATCATTGTGGCTTTTTTCCGTGAAATTTTTGGTAGTGGAAAATTATTAGGATACACAGTGCTTAAGCTTGCTAAAGATGGTGGTTGGTATGAGCCCAATGGTATGTTGCTGCTTGCTCCAAGTGCGTTTTTTATCATTGGACTTTTGATTTGGGCTTTAAGAACTTGGAAGACCGATCAAATTGAAGAGGCATAG
- a CDS encoding Na(+)-translocating NADH-quinone reductase subunit C → MDNEAIKTLVVATILCVVCSVLVSGAAVLLKPMQDINKELDVKKNLLLASGLIHEPVTKAEIEEAYTQIKAEVIDLATGEVTDINPETFDQAKATKDPEMGMFIPAEKDVSGIKTRSKFAPVYKYIKDDQVEMVVLPVYGKGLWSTMYGFLALSSDAQTIKGLGFYSHGETPGLGGEIDNPKWKELWIGKKVFDNNFNVEVKVVKGAVSESTPQADYKVDGLSGATITSNGVTNMLRYWLGPDGFGPFLKKLSTGADHSEHKEESASMEEGA, encoded by the coding sequence ATGGACAATGAAGCAATAAAAACCTTAGTAGTCGCAACGATACTATGTGTAGTGTGTTCGGTTTTGGTGTCAGGTGCTGCGGTACTTTTAAAACCTATGCAAGATATCAATAAAGAACTAGATGTGAAGAAGAATTTGCTTTTGGCATCAGGTTTAATTCATGAACCCGTTACTAAGGCAGAGATTGAAGAGGCTTACACGCAAATCAAAGCTGAAGTGATAGACTTAGCTACGGGTGAGGTGACGGACATCAACCCAGAGACCTTTGATCAGGCTAAAGCCACCAAAGATCCTGAAATGGGTATGTTCATCCCTGCAGAGAAAGATGTATCTGGGATTAAGACACGTTCTAAGTTTGCTCCAGTCTATAAATATATCAAAGACGATCAAGTAGAAATGGTTGTGCTTCCTGTATATGGAAAAGGTTTGTGGTCAACGATGTATGGTTTCTTGGCTTTATCTTCGGATGCACAAACAATTAAAGGCTTGGGCTTTTATTCTCATGGAGAAACGCCTGGGTTGGGTGGTGAAATCGACAATCCAAAATGGAAAGAGTTATGGATTGGAAAAAAAGTCTTTGATAACAACTTCAATGTGGAAGTGAAGGTTGTTAAAGGAGCAGTGTCAGAGTCCACTCCTCAAGCGGATTACAAGGTAGATGGCCTGTCTGGCGCGACGATCACCAGTAATGGGGTAACCAATATGCTTCGTTATTGGTTGGGACCAGATGGCTTTGGTCCATTTCTTAAGAAATTATCTACGGGTGCGGATCATTCAGAGCATAAAGAAGAGTCAGCAAGCATGGAGGAAGGTGCATAA